In the genome of Bacteroides mediterraneensis, the window GAACGTCGCGGACAGTCGTCGGTCAATGCCATTTACAACAATAAGGTATCGGTACTGGTGGGCGATTACATGCTGGCCACAAGCCTGAGACATGCGGCGCATACCGGTAAGGTGGAGTTGGTGGAACTGGTGGCCTGTCTGGGACAAGAACTTTCGGAAGGGGAGATTCTTCAGTTGGGAAACACCGGTAAGGACGATTTTGCAGAAGATACTTATTTCGATATTATCCGTAAGAAGACGGCGGCCTTGTTCAAAGTTAGTGCGAAAAGCGGGGCCGTATCGGTCGATGCCTCCCCGGAAGAAGCGGTGAAAGCGGCACTTTTTGGTGAGATGATAGGAGTCGCTTTTCAGATAAAAGACGATATCTTCGATTATTTTGAGAGTCCTGAGCTTGGGAAGCCGACGGGCAACGACATGCTGGAAGGTAAGCTTACGTTGCCGGCATTGTACGTGTTGAACAAGCTGCATGACGCTTCCTTGAAGGAACTCGCGTTGCGGATACGCGCCTTGCGTGCATCGAAAGAAGAGATTGCCCAGTTTGTCGAGACGGTGAAGAAGGAGGGAGGCATTGAATACGCTACCCGGAAAATGTATGAGTTCCGCGAGAAGGCTCTTTCACTTTTGCCTGTCTCTACCGACGAGGCGATTCGTACTTCACTTACTGCTTATATTGATTACGTCATCGAGCGAAACAAGTAATTCGTGTCATCCATAAGAAATGCCCCTTTCTTCCGTGGTTTTCCGCGATAGAAAGGGGCATTTTATTTCCTTTTTTCTTGGTTAGAAGAATTTGGTCTCACTGCCTACAATCTCCGAAAGCAGGAGGTTGGCCATACGGCTGGTGCCTAAACGGAACCGCTCGTTGGTCAGCCATTCTTCGCCCAGCAGTTCCTTCACGATGGTATAGTAGACCAATGCATCGTGTACGGAATTGATGCCGCCGGCAGGTTTGAAACCTACTTTCCGACCTGTTTCCAGGAAGTATTCCTTGATGGCCTGGCA includes:
- a CDS encoding polyprenyl synthetase family protein, with the translated sequence MNKIELIKQPVEKELEEFRTLFEHSLTSTDPLLGEVLSYVKKRSGKMMRPILVMLMAKLFGTINDSTFHAALSLELLHTASLIHDDVVDESNERRGQSSVNAIYNNKVSVLVGDYMLATSLRHAAHTGKVELVELVACLGQELSEGEILQLGNTGKDDFAEDTYFDIIRKKTAALFKVSAKSGAVSVDASPEEAVKAALFGEMIGVAFQIKDDIFDYFESPELGKPTGNDMLEGKLTLPALYVLNKLHDASLKELALRIRALRASKEEIAQFVETVKKEGGIEYATRKMYEFREKALSLLPVSTDEAIRTSLTAYIDYVIERNK